TGTTATACCTGATAGGGATTATAATGAAAAAAGAAATATTAAAATTATACCATATAGGGTATGAATAGCTAATTCATATTAAAGAATATACCCTAAATGATATATTTTATTTAATTTAACTTGACATTATACCTTTTAGGGTATATAATTAATGTAGAAAATGAGCTCAACGGATTTTAACTTTTATTGTTTCTGCGAAATCCGACGAAGCTGTATCATCAATACGGCGAATAGCCGTGATTATTGATGATATGTCTTGCGACGGTGGGCAAAAGGAAGGTATAAAAAATGGAGATAAGACATAAGATTAAAGAACTAAGAAAACAGGCCAAATTAACACAAGAAGAGTTTGCGCTGCGTGTCGGAGTTGGACTCAGGTTTGTAAGAGATCTTGAACAAGGAAAGAAAACTATCAGGATAGACAAACTTAACCAGGTACTTGATTTTTTAGGATATCACCTTGAGGTAATTAAAAATGCAAAATAACCAAAGAAGAGCCAGTGTTATGTCAAACGACATAGAAGCCGGTATAATTGAAGAAACTGGTAAGGGGTACAAGTTCCAGTATAATGATAATTACCTAAAGAATGGCCATCCTATCTCTGTTTCACTGCCATTAAGGCCGGAACCCTATGAAAGTGATATTTTATTTAACTTTTTTGAAGGGCTTTTACCTGAAGGGTGGTATCTTGATGTAGTTTCTTCAAAGCTAAAAATTGATAAAAATGACTTATTCGGCATTTTGCTTTCAACATGCAAAGATACAGCCGGAGCTGTATCAATATTGGAGATAAAATGAAATTATGCAAAATTTGCGGTCAGCAATTGGAAATAGCTGGAGCATACCATACTAAATGCCTAAAAAAACTGTTTGGCGTAGATTATGTGCCAAAGATAAATTTCTCACTGCCGGAAATAACATTAAAGGCCCAGCAAACTGCCGGGAAACTATCAATTTCAGGTGTACAGCCAAAACTGTCTGTTAAACTAAATACAAAAAATCAAGAAATTGAAGTTACACCTGATAAAGGAGAATATATTCTTAAGCCGCAGACTCAAGTTTACACGCATTTACCTGAAAATGAAAATCTTTGTATGACTATAGCCGAATTAGTAGGAATCGATGTTCCTCCGCACGGGTTGTTTGAACTTAAAGACGGCACAAAAGCATATTTAATAAAACGCTATGACAGAAATAAAAGTAAGAAAATACATCAGGAAAACTTTTACCAAATATTAGACAAAAGAGATAAGTACAAGGGTTCTCTTGAAGAAATAGGTTTAAAGCTTAAAGAAATATCAGATGTACCTGGTTTAGATATACAGCTGTTTTATGAAAGAGTGCTTTTTAATTTTCTTATTGGAAATGGCGATGCTCATTCTAAGAATTTCTCAATACTTTACACAGAGGATGACAAAGTAAGGCTTGCACCGGCTTATGATATTGTATGTTCTAAACTTGTCATTCCTGATGAGGAAGATTTAGCTTTAACATTAAACGGCAAAAAGAATAAATTGACTTTTAAGGACTTTCAGGAACTATCGAAATATCTAAACATACCGGAAAATAAAATAAAAAACAGATTTATAGATGAAAAGTCTATATTTATTTCACAAATCCAAAACTCTGATCTAACACCGGATGAAAAGACTAAATTGAATAAAATTATTGAAGACAGATTTAACAGAATTAAACAACCCGGTTAATTCAACCGCTATGAAATAAAAAAACCACCGCATGTGCGCGTGGTTTTTTTGTTTTTTGAATACTTTTTTTAGGAAAATTAAAGCGCAGTTTATTGCATCAAGTTTTGTCACAAAAACGGTTACTATGCCATGTTCCTTTCTTGTCTTGTCTTGTCTTGTCCTCTCTTGTCCCCAATTGTCCAAACCTTAAAATATTAATTTCTGTCGAATAATTGACTTTTTTTGGCTTTTTATATATACTTTCATGAATTTCGGTGCGGTACCTCCCGCCTTGCGGGATTTCAATTTATATTAACGCTAAGGAAGTCACAAGTGGCTAAGGGAGAGGTCTGCAAAACCTTTAGCTACAAATTTAATGCAAATCAATAACTCCTTGCAATTTCAACGATTTATTAATCATATAAATTCCACCAAAAACATCGTTTGTGCCCAATTTGTGCCTACTCAATGTTCCTCTTGTGACCTCATTTGTCTTGTGTTGTCCCTACAATTACTGCAGATATAACGGTTTAAAAGTTGCTAAAAATAAGTCTTTAGGTATATAATAAAGGACACATAATTTTAAAGCAGTTAATGTATAAGGGGTTGTCTATGTATGTTGAAGTTTATACTGATGAAAAATCTCTAGAGATAGCGCTTACGTATAAAGGCGAGACAGAGCTGCCCAAAGGCTCAGTTATTATAGGACTTGTAAAACGTAACGGGTATGTAGAAGGCGCTTGCTTGAAATACGATACAGGAGAAATGGTTTCGTATAATAACGGAAAAGCTGTTTCTATGCCCAAATCCGACCAAGTCGATATAAAGTAATTAAATTAATTACCAACCAGTTGTTTTAGTATTCTTTACAACCTTTCATCTTAATCTTACATTATATTTCCTTAACTTAATTTCTCATCAACTATTTTGAACTTTCTGCGTACATATAGACAGGAGGTAGAATTGCTATGCATGATCAATCAGGAATACTAACTTTATCAAGGTTTGAAGATGCCTATAATAAAGCAATAAAGCTGGTTTATGAGAAAATTCATCATGCTGGATGGAATTTGAAACCTAAGTATGTTGGTAAATCTGAAATGGTATGGTTTCTTCCATTTAATTTCCTTGACCAAGAATTAGAAAATTGCGCTGATGAGGATAAACCGCAATTCTGCAATAATTTAGCGCTGTTTTTTCTTCATATAGATGATGTGCTTTGTTGTAAGTACCAGTGGCTGCAGGGAACAATGAAATATCGTTATTCTTATCAGATAATAGAATATTATCTTGCATTAAATGATAGAACCCATAACCCGGTTCAATCACATAAAATGATTTGTTTGCATGCAGTTGACGAACTGAAAAAGTGCATTAGCGGACAAATTGAATATTTTGGCCCGGCAACTCCCGAACAGGATATATGCTTTATCCGTAAAAAAATGAAAGATTGTAGCAGCGAAAAGCATTTTTCTGCTGAATATAAATTCATTCAGGATATGTTTAAAGAAAGTCTTACCTTAGATAAAGAAAACCTGGTCCCCGTTTCTACTATTGAAGAATTCCATAGAATACGAAAAGAATACCTTGACTCAAAACACATGTTTCACTCGCAGTTATCGATTAACCGGTCTAGTTTCATGAAGCCAATATTGGAAAAAGCAGCAAGAGATGAAAATTGGGCGTACGATGCTTATATGTGTTTTGAGCGGGAAAGATATTGTAACGAACGGGATCAAGTAGCCGAAGCTTCCGGTATAGATACAACAATATTTGATTATAGGCCTTAGGATACAACTATTATTATTGATGACTGATTAAGAAATAAAAAAAGAGTATAATATACATGCTATTTAAGTATAGATTTTTAGGAGCACTTTCCCAATGGTAGCCAATAAACCTTATGAAAAGCTAATAATTAAACACACGTTCTTGCATGCAACTGTTTGCCCGCGATTGGGGTGGCTTGCTCATCATGGGCAACTGCCTGAGGATGACTCGCTTGATGCTGAATTTTGGATCACGCAAGGTATTGAAATAAATGAGCGGGCATGGAAGCTATTTCCTTCAGGGGTATTAATCCCTGGGAAAATGCAAAAAGCACTAATTGAAACAAGTACGGCAATTAGGAATAACTCCATACTTTTTGAACCTGCGTTTTCTGCTGATGGGTTTGGAACCCGGGCCGATGTTCTATGTAAGGATGGTAGCGGTTGGAACCTTATTGAAATAAAATCAGGCAAAACCGCTAAAGAGGAATATATTGAAGATGCAGCATATACTGCGATGGTGATCATGCGTACAGGTCTGCAAATCAAGACTATTTCCCTGATGCTTGTTTCAGGGGATTACCGAAAAGGCATGCCAGACAAAAAGTTGTTTGTAACCGAAGATATTACCAAAGATGCAAAAGAACAGGTTGAGAAGTTTAATGCAATAGCTGACTCTACAGCAACTGCCCTTAATGCTCCAAACCCAAGCGAGCCAAAACTTATTTTGGATTGCAAGTACTGCGATGTCTTTGAAGATTGTACCGGTAAAGGGATTGAAAATCATATACTTTATTTACCTCGTATCTTAGCTAAACATTTTATTGAATTAGATGAAAGAGGCATATATAAAATTGAGGATATTCCAGCCGAGATTAAATTAACTGAGGGACAACAGCGGGCATTGCAGGCCGTTCGTACAAAAAAACCTGTAATATCTCCAGATATGAAAGAAGAACTAAAAGCTATACTATGGCCTGCATGGTACCTGGATTTTGAAACTTGCATGACAACATTACCTCTTTATGATGGCATTGCCCCTTACGAAACAATAGTTACCCAATATTCCATTCACAAATGCTCAGCTCCAGGGGTTGAAGAAGCCCATTTTGAGTATCTTGCTGACCCTGCCCGTGATTGCCGGAGAGATATAGCTGAAAACTTGATAAAAACACTTAATGGCAACGGCAGTATCATTGTTTATTCTTCCTATGAACAAGGGATTATTAATGGCCTTACTAAAACCTACCCTGACCTTTCAGAACCTTTGAAAAAGCTTGTTGATAGAATGGTAGACCTTCTTGCTCTTTTGCGGAGCAATTACAGTCATAAGGATTTCAAGGGTAGTTATTCAATAAAAAAGGTTCTACCAGTAATGGTTCCTGGCCTTGACTATAGCGATTTGGACATTCAGGAAGGCGGCAGCGCTGCAGTTTTGTTCGCATATATGGCAATGGGGAAGATTTCAGATGCCAATGAAATCGCGCAGATACGCAAAAACCTACTCACCTACTGTAAACGCGATACTTGGGCAATGGTTAAATTGCATGAAGTGCTATCTAATTTGTAAGTAAAGGACATTTTTCCATCAACTATCAATATGTTGAAAGATTGTACATTAATTTGACTAAATACCCTGTAAAAGGTTAAAATTTATTTATGGATAATTCAATTAATGATTTTGAACAACGTCTATCTCTAGATAAAGATTTTGCTGAATTAAGAAATAATCTCAAGATGAACCAAAATTGTATTTTTAATATAATATGTAAAGAAAATGACGAACTTACTTTTTCAAGAGTAATGAAATATTTACTTGACCCCTTAGAAAACCATGGTTTAAAAGATGCCTTCTTAAAAGAATTCCTGTCATATTTAAAAAATAAATATCAAAATAATAGTTGGAATGTGGAAAATGTTGATTTAAATAATGCAAAAGTTTATAAGGAGTATTTTATTGGAGATAGTGGAAGGCTTGATGTATTTATTGAATGTAAAGGTAATCAAAATAGTAATTTATATATAATAATTGAAAATAAAATAGATTCCTCAGAAAACGAATACTCAATTGAAGGCAAGACCTTATATCAAACAGAAATTTACAGTCAATGGATTGATAAGAAATACTCTTCTAGCAAAAATATAATTTTAAAGTTATTTGTAACCCCAAAAGGTATTGATCCAAAATCAAGCAAATTTGCAAGCATACCGTTTTCCGATATTGCAGCAGTTATTAAAAAATTAAAACCTTCAGATGAAAACATAAGTTATTTATTAAAAAATATTCTTTGCTGGATTGAGGAGGTCATTTTAATGGACGATAAATTAAAACCTTTATGTAATCAAATCTATAAAAAATACAAAGAAGAATTTGATACCATTATACAGTTTATACCAAAAACTGCCGATTTCATAGCAGATATTGCTGAAAAATTAGATGAAGAAAAATACAATATTCAATCTGGAACATCTTGGATAACGGTAAATCCAATAGAATGGGGTAAAAAGTATGAATTATGGGAGGGCAAAAAGTATACTATCCCCAGAATATCTGTATGGATACAAAACAATAAAATGAATATCAGTTTTGTTACTAAGCAAGAAGGGCCAACCTTTGATTGGTTCAATAATTCAGAACAAATATTTATGAAAAAAGAACTTAAATCTACTGAAGGAGGTAATAATTTTTACAATATTAAAGATGAAGAGGATTTTATTATTAACGAAGAGAGTCTAGAAGAAGATATTGGAAGATATGTGAAAATAATAGAAAGTATCTGTAATGAAATATTCAGTAAAATAACAGATAAGGATATTAGTAAATGGAAAGCATAACCCATTATTTAACTCTAAATTGACGCAAATAATCACACTTCTTGATAAATTTGTAGCTATAACTTCACTTGAAATACCTTTCTTTAAATTATATCAGTTGTAGTGTGCCTATATTCCCTCTGATTATTCCGATTAAGAATACGACTATACAGATTAATACCTTGCCAAATAATTAAAACTCTCCAAAAATCAATCAAATTAAGAATTGTATCAACAAATCTGTTTTATTTACGTATATATAATAGGGGAACTATCCAAAGGATTCTTTCGGATAAAAATACGTTGCTCCTATGAGCTTAACTTAAAAATATGATAACTAAAATACAGAAATACATTAATTGGAGATGGAATTGTGAAGGGGGATATAAGGAATTTCTATTTATTGCGTTCCCTCTTATTTTAAGTACCAGTTCCTGGTCTTTGGAACATTTTATAGATAGGATGTTCCTTACCTGGTACTCGCCTGCTACTGTTGCAGCAGCAATGCCTTCTGGGATGCTCAACTTCATTATTATAAGCCTATTTCTTGGAACTGTGGGTTATGTAGACACTTTTGTAGCTCAATATTACGGTGCAAAAATGGACAAGGATATAGGTCCTATTGTCTGGCAGGGTGTTTATCTTTCAATTATAGGTAGCTTGGTTCTTGCCTTAACGATTCCGTTTGCCGGAAATATTTTTGCGTTGTTTGGCCATACAAATGAAATCAGAGACCTTGAAACATCATATTATAGAATACTCTGTTTCGGGGCATTCCCGGTAATAGCCTCAAGCGCTTTGGCAGGGTTTTACGCAGGCCGTGGTAAAACATGGATCATTATGTGGGTGAACTTTATAAGTACGCTTATATGCATAGTTTTTGACTATATTCTTATTTTCGGAAAATATGGGTTTCCTGAACTTGGCATCAATGGCGCCGCTATTTCAAATGTCATAGCAGGGACAGTTGGTTTTCTTATTTATTTGGTAGCCATATCAAAAACTACCAACATTGCAAAATATAACACCTTGAGCATTAAACCAAGCTTACAGATTATCAAAAGAATATTTAAATTCGGTTTCCCAAACGGAGTTCAGTTCCTGCTTGATATGGCTGGTTTTACGACATTTGTCATGATAGTTGGGAAACTTGGTACAGATAACCTTGCAGCAACAAACATTGCCCTCAATATAAACAGTATCGCTTTTATGCCGATCATAGGCTGCGGTATTGCCGTAAGCATACTGGTTGGGAAATATATAGGCATGAACAAAGCTGATTTTGCATCAAGAAGTGCATATTCCGGCTTTCATTTAACGATCCTATATATATTTACGATAGCTTCTCTCTTTTACTTCTTCCCAAACATATTTATTCTTCCCTTTACAAAAGGGTCTAATCCCAAAGAAATAGAAGCGATGATACCTACAATAACTTTTCTTCTTAAGTTCGTAGCTGTATACTCTATATTTGACGCAATGAGCACGATTTTTGCTTCGGCCATCAAAGGAGCCGGAGATACAAAGTTTGTTATGTATATGCTTTTCTTTGTGTCTTTCTTTGTGCTTGTTATTCCCAGTTATCTGGTTGTTTTTATTTTTGGTAAAGGCCTTTATTATGCCTGGGCTATAGCATCAATCTATGTCAGCGTCCTCGGCATAGCTTTTTACTTAAGGTTCCTGCAAGGCAAGTGGAAATCAATGAGCGTTATTGAATCTAAAAATATTGACCGCTTGCATGCCAATATTCCTGAAGATTCGAATCCTTTTAAAGGTTTAGCGAACATTCCAAGAACCTTAAACGAAGCAATTGATTAGTAATAAGTCTTTTACAACCTTTATCAACTATTCCAAGGTTCCTGCGTATATATAGAAACAGAATGAATAAGGAGTTAAGTAATAACAATGCAAATGTTTGAATATGAGATGAATAACAATGACCCTTTAATACAAGTTCAATCTATGCTTTTGGATAATAAACCAATAGACGCATTGATTTTTATGAATGACTATGTATCTAAGCATAGTTACGATGCAAACGGCTATTACTGGAAAGGTGTAGCATTTTTGTTTTTAAAGAAATATTCTTTTGCCATGACAGCTTTTCAGAATGGTGAAGATCTCAATCCACTTGACCAGGATATAATGTTCGGGCTAGGGATCGCGAATATTGCTTTAGGCAATTATGAATCAGGCAAAAATTATATAGAAGAATTTCATAGAAAGTATCATCCTGAAACAAATGAAGTTATGGGCAGAGCTTCCATGCTTGCTTACGCCGATTTATTCCTTCCAGCAGTTACATTTATCCATATTTCACGTAAATACAAGAGAAATAAAGGATCAGGCATCTTGTTTGATTTTGTGGATGAGGTATTGAAGGATTATGAAGATTATGCCTTATACAAAACCCCGGCAATGGGAAATCAGCGCTTACTACTGGACAAAGTTGATGTAAACAACAAGCATAGAATGAAAGAATATATCAGGCAATTAGTGCTTGATTCTTACTGGAAAGACGCACTTTATTTTTATTGGACTTTTATAAAGATAAGTTGTAATATTAAATGTAATGTAAAGTTTAATAAATTCGGTTGTTTTGCTTGCATGACAACAACTGTTGTTGGGATTAAAGAGTTCATAAGCAAGTTTTATTTACCTGGCGATGAAATAAGTTAGATTTAGGAGGAGATAGTTATGGATTGGCGTGATGTTGAAAACCCTGAAAAAGAAAGAGAATATCTTTTAAAAGCTATTGCTCAAAAACCCTCTGCAGAACTTTATTACAAACTAGCGACTGTTTATGAGAATGTTAAAGATTTTAAGAAAGCGCTTTTTTATGGCAATAAGGCTATTAATATTGAGCCAAACAATATAGAGTTTAATGAATTTATGGCATTCGTTCATGGGAAAAACGGTGATGTTCCCGATGCGATAAAGTATTGGGAACGTGTTGTTGCTATTGATCCGGAAGACAGCCAATTTAAGATAGACCTATCCACTATGAAAGAATGTTTACCTTTTTGGATAGAACAGCATAAAAACAGCAAAATAGTTAATGGAGATTCTATGGATAAACCGCTTTGTGATGAAAATTATCAAGATTATTTAGACACAATCCAAACTGCCAGTAATTTATTGAATAAAAATAATGAATGGATAAACCGTTTTGCTGAATACGCAAAAGGAATTAAAAAAAACATTAGTAGAATTAAGAATAAAAAAGATTCTTTTAACCAATGGTCCCCATTATATTTATATATGAACGTTAGCCAAGCAAAGGGTGACGCTATTTTTAATCTGAGATATTTAGGCCAATCTGTTGCAGATATTGATGTAAAATCGGATGGTTCTGTAAAGTCTATAAAGCTTGATCAGAATAGGTATAAGAAACATAATGAAGACTATTTTGGATTCATTCATAATTACGAAGACGACAAAACAATATGGGAGTGGAGTGGGAAGGATGCAACAGCAGCAAAAGCATTTAGAAAGCACTTCTGCAATAATCCTCAAAGAATTAAAGTCGAGCAAAAAAAAGAGAATCATGAGCACAGAATTGAGAGTATGTTTTTGACAGAATTTTCTAAAAGAGATGCTAAGGATAAGCGTAAAGAGTTGCGTAATATACAGCCTGTAAAAATAGCAAAAATTGCCAGGTTCCAAATGCCTACACCATTTAGTGCAAGTAATGATCTAAAATATCCTAAAAATGGGAAAGGTGGAGGGATTGATATTTTAGCGCGTGTCGGGAAAGGAAACTCTACAAAACTTTGTATTATGGAACTAAAAGATGAAAATACTGCCAAAGAACCGCCAAAAGTAGCTATTAAGCAGGGGTTGGCATATGCTACCTTTATTTCTAAACTATTAAGAAGTAAAAGTGGTAAAAAATGGTGGAATATATTTGGTTTTTCTGGGAAAGTACGTAAGGACCTTAAATTATTAGTCGCTTGTGTAATGCCAATTAGTGAATATAAAGAACGCAATAATGAATCGTTTAAAGGTATAAAAATTGTCCATGAGGGATGTACTTTTGAATTGCATTACATATATTTCAAAGAAGAGATTAATAAAATATTAGAAATAAATACATCGTTAAATAGTTAAAGGAAAGGTATAATTGAAAATCACAATACATCGAGGAACTAAAGAAATAGGGGGGAGTTGTGTTGAAGTCGTAACTTCAAACACACGGATCTTGTTTGATTTTGGTATGCCTTTAGTGGATTCTGAGAAAAAACCGTTTGATTCTAAAGTGCTAAAAGGAAAAACAATAGAAGATTTGAAGCAATCAGGAATCCTTCCGAACATTCAGGGTTTATATAGAGATGAGAAACGTTACGTTGACGCTATATTTATTACTCACTCTCATTTAGATCATTATGGGTTCCTTCAATTTATTCATCCTGAAATACCTATTTATGCAAGTGAAGGTGCTATAGAGCTTATTGAAATTACAGGCAAATTCACCCCATCAAAAATTAATATATCTAACCAGTTCCGCAGGCTTAAAGCATGGGGAAAGGATACAGTAGGAGATATTACTGTCTCCAACTATCTTGTTGACCATTCGGCATTTGACGCGAGAGCGTTCTTAATTGACGCAGATGGCAAACGTTTGTTCTATACAGGAGACTTTCGCTCTCATGGCCGTAAAGGTAAACTATTTGAAAAAATGATAGACAACCCGCCGAAAGATATTGACTGCCTGCTTATGGAAGGTTCGATGCTTGGCAGGGAAGGGCAGAAATATAAAGATGAAACCGCTGTTGAAGCTAGAATAACCCAGATACTGAAAGAAGAACATAAAATATCATTTCTTTTTGTTTCATCCCAGAACATAGACCGGATAG
The Candidatus Liberimonas magnetica DNA segment above includes these coding regions:
- a CDS encoding type II toxin-antitoxin system Y4mF family antitoxin; translation: MEIRHKIKELRKQAKLTQEEFALRVGVGLRFVRDLEQGKKTIRIDKLNQVLDFLGYHLEVIKNAK
- a CDS encoding tetratricopeptide repeat protein; translated protein: MDWRDVENPEKEREYLLKAIAQKPSAELYYKLATVYENVKDFKKALFYGNKAINIEPNNIEFNEFMAFVHGKNGDVPDAIKYWERVVAIDPEDSQFKIDLSTMKECLPFWIEQHKNSKIVNGDSMDKPLCDENYQDYLDTIQTASNLLNKNNEWINRFAEYAKGIKKNISRIKNKKDSFNQWSPLYLYMNVSQAKGDAIFNLRYLGQSVADIDVKSDGSVKSIKLDQNRYKKHNEDYFGFIHNYEDDKTIWEWSGKDATAAKAFRKHFCNNPQRIKVEQKKENHEHRIESMFLTEFSKRDAKDKRKELRNIQPVKIAKIARFQMPTPFSASNDLKYPKNGKGGGIDILARVGKGNSTKLCIMELKDENTAKEPPKVAIKQGLAYATFISKLLRSKSGKKWWNIFGFSGKVRKDLKLLVACVMPISEYKERNNESFKGIKIVHEGCTFELHYIYFKEEINKILEINTSLNS
- a CDS encoding HipA domain-containing protein, with translation MKLCKICGQQLEIAGAYHTKCLKKLFGVDYVPKINFSLPEITLKAQQTAGKLSISGVQPKLSVKLNTKNQEIEVTPDKGEYILKPQTQVYTHLPENENLCMTIAELVGIDVPPHGLFELKDGTKAYLIKRYDRNKSKKIHQENFYQILDKRDKYKGSLEEIGLKLKEISDVPGLDIQLFYERVLFNFLIGNGDAHSKNFSILYTEDDKVRLAPAYDIVCSKLVIPDEEDLALTLNGKKNKLTFKDFQELSKYLNIPENKIKNRFIDEKSIFISQIQNSDLTPDEKTKLNKIIEDRFNRIKQPG
- a CDS encoding MATE family efflux transporter, translated to MITKIQKYINWRWNCEGGYKEFLFIAFPLILSTSSWSLEHFIDRMFLTWYSPATVAAAMPSGMLNFIIISLFLGTVGYVDTFVAQYYGAKMDKDIGPIVWQGVYLSIIGSLVLALTIPFAGNIFALFGHTNEIRDLETSYYRILCFGAFPVIASSALAGFYAGRGKTWIIMWVNFISTLICIVFDYILIFGKYGFPELGINGAAISNVIAGTVGFLIYLVAISKTTNIAKYNTLSIKPSLQIIKRIFKFGFPNGVQFLLDMAGFTTFVMIVGKLGTDNLAATNIALNINSIAFMPIIGCGIAVSILVGKYIGMNKADFASRSAYSGFHLTILYIFTIASLFYFFPNIFILPFTKGSNPKEIEAMIPTITFLLKFVAVYSIFDAMSTIFASAIKGAGDTKFVMYMLFFVSFFVLVIPSYLVVFIFGKGLYYAWAIASIYVSVLGIAFYLRFLQGKWKSMSVIESKNIDRLHANIPEDSNPFKGLANIPRTLNEAID
- a CDS encoding PD-(D/E)XK nuclease family protein, which translates into the protein MDNSINDFEQRLSLDKDFAELRNNLKMNQNCIFNIICKENDELTFSRVMKYLLDPLENHGLKDAFLKEFLSYLKNKYQNNSWNVENVDLNNAKVYKEYFIGDSGRLDVFIECKGNQNSNLYIIIENKIDSSENEYSIEGKTLYQTEIYSQWIDKKYSSSKNIILKLFVTPKGIDPKSSKFASIPFSDIAAVIKKLKPSDENISYLLKNILCWIEEVILMDDKLKPLCNQIYKKYKEEFDTIIQFIPKTADFIADIAEKLDEEKYNIQSGTSWITVNPIEWGKKYELWEGKKYTIPRISVWIQNNKMNISFVTKQEGPTFDWFNNSEQIFMKKELKSTEGGNNFYNIKDEEDFIINEESLEEDIGRYVKIIESICNEIFSKITDKDISKWKA
- a CDS encoding DUF2779 domain-containing protein yields the protein MVANKPYEKLIIKHTFLHATVCPRLGWLAHHGQLPEDDSLDAEFWITQGIEINERAWKLFPSGVLIPGKMQKALIETSTAIRNNSILFEPAFSADGFGTRADVLCKDGSGWNLIEIKSGKTAKEEYIEDAAYTAMVIMRTGLQIKTISLMLVSGDYRKGMPDKKLFVTEDITKDAKEQVEKFNAIADSTATALNAPNPSEPKLILDCKYCDVFEDCTGKGIENHILYLPRILAKHFIELDERGIYKIEDIPAEIKLTEGQQRALQAVRTKKPVISPDMKEELKAILWPAWYLDFETCMTTLPLYDGIAPYETIVTQYSIHKCSAPGVEEAHFEYLADPARDCRRDIAENLIKTLNGNGSIIVYSSYEQGIINGLTKTYPDLSEPLKKLVDRMVDLLALLRSNYSHKDFKGSYSIKKVLPVMVPGLDYSDLDIQEGGSAAVLFAYMAMGKISDANEIAQIRKNLLTYCKRDTWAMVKLHEVLSNL
- a CDS encoding HipA N-terminal domain-containing protein; its protein translation is MQNNQRRASVMSNDIEAGIIEETGKGYKFQYNDNYLKNGHPISVSLPLRPEPYESDILFNFFEGLLPEGWYLDVVSSKLKIDKNDLFGILLSTCKDTAGAVSILEIK
- a CDS encoding MBL fold metallo-hydrolase — translated: MKITIHRGTKEIGGSCVEVVTSNTRILFDFGMPLVDSEKKPFDSKVLKGKTIEDLKQSGILPNIQGLYRDEKRYVDAIFITHSHLDHYGFLQFIHPEIPIYASEGAIELIEITGKFTPSKINISNQFRRLKAWGKDTVGDITVSNYLVDHSAFDARAFLIDADGKRLFYTGDFRSHGRKGKLFEKMIDNPPKDIDCLLMEGSMLGREGQKYKDETAVEARITQILKEEHKISFLFVSSQNIDRIVSAYRSCIKAKALFVIDIYTAYILHKLKPISKGIIQYNSDNVRVYFIKNQVDTLVRLTGTELLYKFKTSRIKIPEINSTKSKILMVMRDNSFFPILTKHIDKLKGSQIIYSMWNGYLKPEHVEIWYHKGINLEQVHTSGHAIVEDLQRFAKAVNPKTLIPIHTFEPEKYKQLFKNVILLKDGEEYTIS